DNA from Paratractidigestivibacter faecalis:
GGCCGTGGCCCTCGCGGTGCCCCTGACGGGCCAGATGACCCGCATCGTCCGCACCGCCATGGTCGAGGAGCTCGACAAGGACTACGTGCAGACCGCCAAGGGCTCCGGCCTTCCGCAGAAGGTCATCATCGCCCGCAACGTCCTGCGCAACGCCCTCATCACGCCCGTCACCACCCTTGGCATGAAGATCGGCTACCTCATGGGCGGCGCCGTCGTCATCGAGGTCATCTTCAACCTGCCCGGCATGGGCATGGCCATCCTCGACGGCGTCTCTGGCAACGAGCCCATGCTCGTCATGGGCGTCGTCATAGTCGTGGCGCTCTCCTTCATCATCATCAACATCGTGGTTGACATGCTGTATCTGCTCATCAACCCCAGGATCAGGAGCGTGTAGCCATGCTTACCCAGAGAAAAGAGGGGGCGGAGAAGCTCGAGGGCATGGCCAAGTCCAAGGGCCTCAAGTTCACCGGCCTCAAGAACATGAAGACGAGCTCCAAGATCGCGCTGGTCATCCTCGTGGCCGTGGTGCTCATCTCCATCCTCGCGCCCGTCATCGCCCCGTATGATCCCTACGCCATCGGCATGGCCCGCCAGGCCCCCGACGCCGCCCACATCTTCGGCACCGACGACAAGGGCCGCGACATCCTGAGCCGCATCCTCTACGGCGGCCGCATCTCGCTGGTCATCGGCTTTGGCTCCGTGCTCTTCGCCCTCGTGCTGGGCTCCATCGTCGGCGCCCTGGCCGCGGTCTCCCGCAAGGCCGTCTCCGAGGTCATCATGCGCATCCTGGACATCATCATGTCCGTCCCGGGCATCGCCCTGGCGGCCGTGCTGGTGACCATCCTGGGCAACTCCGTCCCGGCCATCATCTTCTCCATCGGCTTCATGTACACGCCGCAGATCGCCCGCATCGTGCGAGCCAACATCGTGAGCGAGTACGGCGAGGACTACGTCCGCGCGGTCATCGTCTCCGGCGCCCGCGCCCCGTGGATCCTCATGAAGCACGTCCTGCGCAACTGCGCGGCGCCCATCATGGTCTTCACCGTGACGCTCGTGGCCGACGCCATCATCTTCGAGGCGTCCCTGACGTTCCTCTCCGCCGGCATCGCCGAGCCTACGCCCACCTGGGGCAACATCCTCGCCGACGCCCGCGCTGGCGTGCTGTCCGGCCGTTGGTGGCAGGCGCTCTACCCGGGCATCGCCATCATGCTGACCTGCCTGGCCCTGAACATCCTGTCCGAGGGCATCACCGACGCCATGGCCGCGGCCCCCTCCGCTCCCGTGGACACCGAGAACTCCGAGAGCCGCCGCGAGGCCGACCTTCTGGTCGCAGACCCCGTCCGCGCCTACAAGGAGCAGGCCGAGAGCCTGGCCGTCCGCCTGTCCGCCCTGCGCGAGGTCGAGCTCGCCCGCACCGACCGCCGCGTGCCCGACTACTCCGTGGAGCCCCTGCTGCAGGTCAAGAACCTCTCCATCGGCTTCCCGCGCCACGGCGACGTCAACGTGGTCGACAACGTCTCCTTTGACGTGCGCCCCGGCCAGTGCATGGCCCTGGTCGGCGAGTCCGGCTGCGGCAAGTCCATCACCACCAAGACGATAATGAACCTGCTGCCTGACACCGCCCGCATCCAGGGCGAGGTCCTCTACAAGGGCCAGGACCTGCTCAAGCTCAGCCCCGAGGAGCACCGCAAGCTACTGGGCACCGAGATCGCCATGGTCTACCAGGACTCGCTTTCCGCTCTCAACCCGTCCATGCTCATCTCTGCCCAGATGAAGCAGCTGACGAGCCGCGGCGGCACCCGCTCCGCCGAGGAGCTGCTCGAGCTCGTCGGCCTGGATCCCAAGCGCACCCTCGAGAGCTACCCGCACGAGCTCTCCGGCGGTCAGTGCCAGCGCGTCATCATCGCCATGGCCCTGACGCGCGACCCGTCCCTGGTCATCTGCGACGAGCCCACCACCGCCCTTGACGTGACCGTCCAGAAGCAGGTCATCAAGCTCCTGAACGACCTGCAGAAGAAGCTCGGGTTCGCCATGATCTTCGTGTCCCACGACCTTGCCCTCGTGGCCGAGGTCGCTTCCGAGATCACCGTCATGTACGCCGGCCAGGTCGTTGAGTCCGCCCCCACCAAGGAGCTTCTCACCAACCCCATCCACGAGTACACGCAGGGCCTGCTCGGTTCCGTGCTCTCCATCGAGGCCCACGACGGCAGCCGCCTGCACCAGGTGCCCGGCTCCGTGCCGAGCCCGGCGGACTTCCCCGCGGGAGACCGCTTTGCCCCGCGCTCCAGCCACCCCACGGTTGGTCTGGACGTGCACCCCATCCTCAAGCCGGTCCCCGGCGTGGAGCACCACTTCGTCGCGGAGATCCCCGATGAGGAGCTCGCCAAGAACGGCCTCGTTTCTCGACTGGAGGTGAGGTAGATGGCCGACGAGAAGAGCAGCGCCCAGGAGCCCATCATCTTCCTGGACAACATCTCGGTCACCTTCAAGACCCGCACCGGCTCCATCCTGCACCCCAACCTCGTCCACGCCGTGAACGGCCTCACCCTGAAGCTCATGCCCGGCGAGACCATCGGCCTCGTGGGCGAGTCCGGCTGCGGCAAGTCCACCACGGCTAACGTCATGTGCGGCCTGCAGTCGCCCACGAGCGGCCACGTGTACTTCAAGGGCGAGGACGTCACCAAGCGCACCGCCGAGCTCCGCAAGAAGATCGGCCGCGTGGTCTCCGTGGTCTTCCAGAACCCTGCGACCGCGCTGAACCCCCGCATGGCCGTCCACGACCAGCTGCTCGACCCGCTGATCGTCCACTCCGTGGGCAGCGAGGACGAGCGCGAGGACCGCATCCGCGAGCTCTTTGGCCTCGTCGGCCTGCCGACGTCGGCCATGTACGCGCTTCCCGGCCAGCTCTCCGGCGGTCAGCGCCAGCGCGTGGCCATCGCTCGCGCACTTTCGCTGCAGCCCGACGTCATCATCGCCGACGAGCCCACCAGCGCCCTTGACGTCTCCGTCCGCGCGCAGATCCTCAACCTGCTGACGGACCTCAAGAAGGAGCTCGGCCTGGCCATGGTCTTCATCAGCCACGACATCCAGACGGAGCGCTACATCTCCGACCGCATCGTGGTCATGAACCACGGCCAGATCATGGAGGAGGGTCCCGCCAGGCAGGTCTTCGAGAACCCGCAGGACGCCTACACCAAGACGCTCCTCGCCGCGGCCCCGTCCCTGCTGCACCCCAACCTCGGCCAGTAGTAACGCACCTTCCCGCGGGCGCGTCCGGCACCCGGGCGCGCCCGCATGCATGAAAGGGGATGAGACACGTGCCGATTTCCGCCAGTCGCCTGCGCGAGCTGGAGTCCTGCAGGGGGGCAAACCCCATTCCGGAGGACTTTGACGAGTTCTGGGCCAAGCGGATGGTCGAGGCCGACGCCGTCGACCTCGACTACGAGATAGTGCCTTCCAAGATCCCGACCTTTGACACCTGCACCTACTACGACCTGTGGTTCACCGGCATGGGCGGCGCCCGCGTCTACGCCAAGTACGTGGTGCCCAAGACCGAGGGCAAGCACCCACTGGTGCTGCAGTTCCACGGGTACCCTGGCTGCACGCGCAGCTGGGCCGAGCAGTCCTCCTTCCCGGGCATGGGCTGCGCCATCCTGTCCATGGACAACCCCGGCCAGGGCGGCCGCAGCGAGGACGTGGGCGGCTTCAAGGGAACCACCGTCTCAGGCCACCTCATCGCCGGCCTGGACGGAGGGCCCGAGAACCTCTACTACGTTCGCCTCTACCAAGACCAGCGCATTCTCTGCCGCATTGCGCGCGAGCTTGACGGCGTCGACCTCTCGCGCGTCTTCGTCAACGGCAGCTCCCAGGGCGGCGGCATGGGCCTTGCCTGCTGCGCCCTCAACAGCGACCTCGTCAACCGCGCATCCATCCTCTATCCCTTTCTCTCGGACTTCCGCGAGGTCTTCGAGCTGGGCCGCGACGAGATCGCCTACGACGGCATCCGCTACTACTCGCGCTGGTTCGACCCGGACGGCGCCCGCCTCGACGAGTGCTTCCACACGCTCGGCTACATCGACACGCTCTCCTTCGCCCACCTCGTCCGCTGCCCCGTCCTCTTCGGCACGGGCCTGGCCGACGTGGTCTGCCCGCCGGAGACACAGTTTGCCGTCTACAACGCCCTCACGTGCCCCAAGAGGCACGTGCTCTTCCCGGACTTCGGCCACGAGGAGATCCAGGCCTACGACGACATGATCATCGGCTTCTACCAGGGGGAGGTTGACTTCTGATGGCCACGGTCTCGCAGATTCGCGCCGCAGGGGAGAAGTACCTCGGCGCAGACGCCGCCCCCGAGGACCTTGCGTCCTACTGGTCCGCCCGCGCCGGGCGTGCCCTGGCGGCCAGGCCCCACGAGCTTGCCGAGGTTGGCATCGACACCCCGGTGGCCGCCTACCGCGAGCTCTCCTTCGCGTCCACCGACGGGCAGGGGGTGCGCGCACGCGTACTTCTCCCCAAGGCGGAGGGCCCGCACCCGCTCATCCTGGTCTTCCACGACATGGACCGCGGCGTGCGCGGCTGGCACCACCTGACGCGCTACCTGGCACCCGGCTACGCCGTCTGCCACCTTGGGTGCCGCCCGTGGGCCAAGGACGTCACGGCCGGCTGGCAGGACGGGGCCGACGGCCTCGTGCTGGCGCAGCTGGTGGACGACGCCCTGGCCATGGCCGGCATCGCCCGCACGCTCGAGGGCGTGGACGCCAGCCGCGTCGTGACCTGGGGCGAGGGCCTGGGTGGCCTTCTCTCCCTGGCCTGCGCGGCGCTGGTGCCCGGCGTGGCCAAGTGCGCGGCCTTCAACCCCACGCCGGCGGACTTCCGTGGCTCTTGGGAGGCGGGCGCGTCCGACCTGGCCTTCTCGGGCGTCACGCGCCACTTCCGCGAGGAGGACCCGGCGGCCGAGCGGCTTGGGGAGTTCTTCGGCGCGCTCGGGTACGTGGACGCGGCGTCCTTTGCCGCGCTGCTGCCCGCGGGCACCGAGCTTCTCTGCGGCTGCGGCCTCATGGACGCGGCCCAGCCGCCGCTTGGGTGCTACGCCGCCTACAACCGCGCGGCCTGCGCCAAGAAGGAGCTGGCCACGTACCCCAAGTTTGTCCACGAGCGCATCAACGACTTCGAGGACAGACTCCTTGCTTTCATGCATTTCGGCGAGCGGTGACGCCCGTCGCCCTCTGAGGTCTAGTATCACTGGGGCCCGCAAGGGCCGATGGCGGGGGAGAAGCCCCCGCCGCCAACAGAAAGGTTTTCTCCCATGGCTGACAAGTTCCAGATTCGCGGCGTCGTCCCGCCCGTCGTCGTTCCCGACACGCCCGACCACGAGCTGGACGTCCCCTCCTTCGAGCGCCTGATCAACCGCCTCATCGATGCCGGCGTGGACGGCCTGTTCTTCCTGGGCTCCTCCGGCGAGGTCGTCTTCTCCACCGACGAGCGTCGCCGCCAGATCATCTCTGAGGCCGTGCGCATCGTGAACCACCGCGTGCCCGTCCTCATCGGCATCATCGACACCGAGACCGAGCGCATGATCGAGCAGGGCAAGCAGGCCCAGGAGCTCGGTGCCGACGCCCTCGTCGCCACCTGCCCGTTCTACGCCCTGCAGGGCATGACCGAGGTCGAGGAGCACTTCCGCATCCTGCACGAGGAGCTCGACCTCCCCATCTTTGCCTATGACATCCCCGTCTGCGTCCACACCAAGCTTCCTTGGAAGCTCCTCGCCAAGCTCGGCGCCGAGGGCGTGCTCGCCGGCGTCAAGGACTCCTCCGGCGACGACGTCTCCTTCCGCTACCTGGTCCAGGAGAACGAGAAGCTCGGTCACCCGCTGACGCTGCTCACCGGCCACGAGGTCGTCGTCGACGGCGCCTACCTCGGCGGCGCCGACGGCTCCGTCCCGGGCCTGGCCAACGTCGAGCCCGAGGGCTACGTCCGCATGTGGAAGGCCGCCCAGGCCGGTGACTGGGCCACCGTCAAGGCCGAGCAGGACCGCCTGAACGAGATCTCCCACATCTGGGACGTCACCTCCGGCGTCCAGGGCTACGCCGGCGGCGTGGGCGCCTTCAAGACCGCCCTCAACCTCATGGGCGTCTTCGACAGCCCCACGATGCCCCGTCCCGTCAAGGCCATGACCGGCGAGAACGTCGAGGCCATCCGCAAGGTCCTCGCGGACAACGGCCTGCTCTAAGCGGCAGAAGAGGGGAGCGGCCGCCCAACCCGCGGGCGCACCCTTTTCATCCCCCTGCGGGCGGGCGTCCTTTTCGGCGCCCGCCCGTCCTCTGGGGCGGCAGGCACCCATGCGCGCCGCGGCCGCCCGATCTTATCGACACGTCAGAACGTCTGGTGTAGGAGGAACCATGGCACAGGGCAAGAAGGTAGTGGCCATCGACATCGGCGGCACCAAGATCGCGTCCGCTCTGGTGACCCTCGAGAAGGGCGCCAAGCCCGTCGTGGAGTTCTACGACAAGATTCCGACCGAGGCCAAGAAGGGCGGCCAGCAGGTCCTGGCCAACGCCATCAAGATGGCCAGGCGCGTCATCGAGCTTGCCGGCGAGGATGTCTGCGGCATCGGCGTCTCGTCCGGCGGCGTCATCGACCCGCGCACCGGCGACGTCACCTACGCAAACGACATGATGCCCGGCTGGGGCGGCACCCACCTGGGCGTCGAGCTCACCGCGGCCACGGGCCTTCCCGCGCGCGTCCTGAACGACGTGCACGCCCACGCCCTGGGCGAGGCCCGCTGGGGCGCCGGCCGCGACGCCTCAAGCTGCCTGGTGGTTGCCGTGGGCACGGGCATCGGCGGCGCCTTCGTGGAGCGCGGCTCCATCATGCTGGGCGCCCACAATGAGGCCGGCCACATCGGTCATGTGAGCTGCACGGACGCGGCGGGCGTGCCCTGCCAGTGCGGTGCCACCGGCCACCTCGAGACCATCGCCTGCGGCCCGGGCATCATCAACCGCTACCTGGAGCTGGGCGGAGACCCCAAGGACGAGGACGGCAACGACGTGGACGGCGCCGTCATCGACCGCCGCGCCGCGGCAGGCGAGAAGGCCGCCATCGACGCCGAGGCCCGAAGCGGGCACGCCATCGGCGAGGTCCTGGGCAGCCTGGTCAACATGCTCGACCCCGACTGCATCATCCTCTCCGGCTCCGTGGCCCAGTGCGGCCCGGCCTGGCACGACGCCATGGCCGCCGGCTGGTCCGAGGCCGTCATGCCCCCGTGCGCCAAGACGCCCATCGTCTCCGGCAACCTGGGCGGCGACGCGCCCCTCGTCGGCGCCGCCGAGAACATCGTCAAGTCCGCCTACGTCGAGTTCGAGTGACGCGATAACGTGATACGAAGGGACAGTCCCTTCGTATCATTTTCGCGCCAGCTGCCGATGCGGTGGGCACTTCTCGCCGTGTCGGTCTGAAAGGAGCAAGCATGGCAATCAGTCCGCTCGTCCAGTCCATCAAGGGCAAGCTCATCGTTAGCGTCCAGGCGTACCCCGGCGAGCCTCTGCGCCATCCGGAGACCATGGCCCAGATGGCCCGCGCCTGTGAGCTTGGCGGTGCCGCCGCCATCCGCTGCCAGGGCCTCTCTGACATCGCGGCCATCAAGGGCCGCTGCGACGTGCCCGTCATCGGCCTGTGGAAGGAGGGCCACGAGGGCGTCTACATCACCCCGACCCTGCGCCACGCCGTGGCCTGCGTCAACGCCGGCGCCGACGTGGTGGCCCTCGACGCCACCGACCGCCCCCGCCCGGACGGCCGCACCTTCGAGGAGACCGTGCGCGACCTGCGCGCCCAGTGCGACACCCTCATCATGGCCGACTGCATGACCATCGAGGACATCCGCCGCGGCGTCGCCTGCGGCTGCGACCTGGTCTCCACCACGCTCAGCCACAACAAGGCGGCTATCGACACCACCATGAACGACGGCCCGGACATCCCCATCCTGCGCCAGGCGCTCGAGGAGTTCCCCGGCTTCCCTGTGATCTGCGAGGGCCACGTCCACACGCCGGCCGACGCCAAGCTCGTCATGGACGAGGGCGCCTGGGCCGTGGTCGTGGGCACCGGCATCACGCACCCCACGAGCCTGACCAGCTGGTTCAAGGCCGCCATCGAGGAGTAGCCCCTGCCGGCGCTTCTCACCATACGCGCGTCCCCCGCGGGGCCCGGACTCCTCCGGGCCCCGTTATTTTGTTGACACTCTACGGGCGCCATGGAGGTCCTCTGGAGTTTTCCGAGTCATAAAGTGTGGAATCAAGCTCCGGGCGTGCCGCCTGAACGGCCCCTTTGGCGCTTCCCGGAAAGTCAGCCGTCCGCGTTCTGCAAGCTTTGTGCAAGCGGCATCGGCTAGGCTCTTTCGTCACATTCGTCGGGGGAGGCAGCCGTGGACGTGGTGCTTGCTGGTGCAGACTCGCTTTGGGTGTTGAGAAGGGCAAGGTCAGATGCGGCACTTGGGCTGGCACGGGGCGTCCCCGCGCCCGCAAAGACCCGTGCCGCCGAGCTTGCCGCCATAGCGGACGTCCTTCCGGACGGCTTTCGCCCCCTTGGCAGCAAGACCCCTCTTGACCTGACGTACTTCTCCCGGCGCCAGCGCCCCTTCCTTGCGGCGGTCCATGCGGTGACGCATCTCTCGCCCGTATTGGAGGACACGTATCTGCTGGTCACAGGAGCTGGCGAGAATGGCGTACGGCTCTTTGTGGAAGGTCCCGCGCTGACGCTGTCGCACATGGCCGAGAGGCTGAGGGTTGCCGTGGGGCATGGGTCGCTCACGCGCACGGCCGCCTTCTTCAGGCTGATGGGACTTGCCTCGGAGCTCTGCGGAACCTATGCGCGCGATCCATCCAATCCGGCGTCGGGGGACTGCGCGTGGAAGGTCGACGTCCTCTGCGGGCCCGAAGAGCTGCGAAGGTCCCTGTCCCTGGCCTCTGGCGTTCGCGGCGTGGCCGAGGCAAGGCGGGTCGCGTCGCTGGTCGTCGGCGGGTCGGCTTCGCCCACGGAGAGCCTCCTTGCCATGGCGATGAGCCTGCCTGTGGAGTTGGGCGGCGTGCCCATGTCCGCGTTCCTGCACAACGAGGAACTGGCTTGGCCCAAGGGCACGCGCCAGCTGGTCAACCACCAGACCATGACGCCCGACTTCTACTGGCCGCGTCACGCCGTGGCCCTGGAGTATGACGACGCCGTCCACGAGGACCGCAAGAACGTCCGCGAGGACCACCGGCGCCAGCAGGATTACGCCGCGTGCGACATCGCGCTCGTGACCTCGCAGGCAGATGACCTAAGAAGTGCCCATGCCCTCGAGCGACTGATGCGGCTCGTCGCCCTCAGGCTGGCTCCCTGCGAGGAGTCTGGGTTCATGCTGCTGGTGGAGCAGGCCCTCCAAGACTCATCGGCCTCCTCGATGCGGACCACGCTCCTCTCGCAGCTTCTTCCGTCGCGACCGGAGGGCCGTGAGGACAAGAAGCGGGCCCCGGCTGGCGACAAGTCCCTGCACTCATGAGTGCGGCCCCATCCAGTGCAGGTCGGGCTGGCGAGAAACCCCTGCACTGGATGCCGCTCTGGCGAGAAAACCGCAGGTGGGTCTCGTCGGGTCCAATCCAGTGCAGGTGGTCAGGCCTGCACTGGATTGACGGATGGAGACGGAACGCCCGGCAAGCGGCGCGGCGTGCCGGCTGTCGGCGCACTTCTCGGCGTATACTTGCGCGAAGTTGGAAGAAATTGGAAGGGGAGAAGCGCTATGCTCGCGGACAAGCGCCACTCAAAGATCTTGGGCATCGTCAACGACGAGGGCTCGGCCACCGTTGGGGACCTCGCCGAGCGCATTGGCATCTCCGAGTCGACCATCCGCCGGGACCTGGCCCAGCTCGCCGACGCCGGCAAGCTCAACAAGGTGCACGGCGGCGCCGTGGCGCTTGACGCCGAGGACGTCCAGCACGACGTGCCCGTGGCCGAGCGCTCCGCCAAGAACGTGGCCCAGAAGCGCGCCATCGCTCAGGCCGCCGCGCGCCTGGTGGGCCCGCAGGACTTTGTCTACCTGGACGCCGGCTCCTCCGTCGACCTGCTGGTTGACTGCCTTGACGAGATGCGCGCGACCTACGCCACCGACAGCGTCTCGCACGCGCTCAAGCTGGCCTCGCGCGGCTTTGAGGTCATCGTCCTGGGCGGCAGCCTCAAGAGCGCCACACAGGCCGTCGTCGGTCCCGACACCAACTCGGCCATCGCCCGCTACCACTTCACGCTGGGCTTCTGGGGCGCCAACGGCATCACGCGCGAGGACGGCTTCACCACGCCCGACGCTGCCGAGGCCGAGGTCAAGCGCCTCTCCATGCGCCAGACCCTCCACCGCTTCGTGCTTGCGGACGCCAGCAAGGCGGACCGCGTGAGCCGCGTGACCTTTGCGGACTTCGAGGACGCCACCCTGGTCACGAGTGCCCTTCCCGCCAGCTCCGCGCTCCTGGGCTGCGAGAACGTCATGGTTGTGGACGCCTAGCCGCGCAGGCTGCGCTCCGCGCCCTTCTCGCCTCCGCTCGCCGTTGAAAGAAATTGCCGACTTTTGCAAATTTCTGCGCACAAACGCGCAAGAATGCGCAATAATACCCAACAACGAGCAAGACAAGCGCCCACAAGGGCCAGAGGAGAGGGCGGAGGCACCGCATGATCTTCACCGTCACGTTCAACCCCTCGCTGGACTACATCGTCCGCGTTGACGAGATGCGTCTCGGCACCATCAACCGCACCAACTACGAGCAGCTCCTTCCCGGTGGCAAGGGGATCAACGTCTCAATCGTCCTGGGTAACCTCGGCCACCCCTCGCGCGCACTGGGCTTCAGCGCCGGCGTCACGGGGGTCGCGCTGGAGAAGCTCCTTGCGGACGCCGGCGTGGACGCGGACCTCGTCCACGTCAAGGAGGGCTTCACGCGCATCAACGCCAAGGTCAAGGCCGTCGAGGAGACCGAGCTCAACGGCCAGGGCCCCCGCATTGCCCCCGAGGACGTGGATGCGCTCTTCTCCAAGCTGGACGTCCTTGGCCAGGACGACACCCTCGTCATCTCCGGCTCCGTACCCAACACGCTGCCCTCCGACATGTACGAGCAGGTCATGGAGCGCCTGGCCGGCCGCGGCGTGCGCATCGTCGTGGACGCGGAGCGCGATCTGCTCACCCGCGTGCTGCCCTACCGCCCCTTCCTCGTGAAGCCCAACAACCACGAGCTCGGGGACATCTTTGGCGTCACGCTCAAGACCCGCGACGAGGTCGTTCCCTACGCCCGCCGCATGCAGGAGATGGGCGCCCAGAACGTGCTCGTCTCCATGGCGGGGGAGGGTGGCGTGCTCGTGGCCGCTGACGGCCAGGTCTACCAGAGCCCGGCCGCCAAAGGCACCGTGGTCAACTCCGTCGGCGCGGGAGACTCCTGCGTGGCGGGCTTCCTCGCCGGCCTCATGGAGACCGGCAGCTACCAGACGGCCTTCCGGATGGGCCTGGCCGCCGGCTCCGCGAGCGCGTTCAGCGACCACCTGGCAACGCGCCCTGAGGTTGAGGACCTGATGTCCCGCTAGCGCGGGGCCAGCCAATAAGGAAAGGGGTTTTGAAGTGAGAATCACCGACCTGCTCAAGCCTGAGGCCGTGGCCATCGACGCCAGCGCCTCGACGCGCGACGAGGTCATCGACCAGCTAGTGGCCCTGCACGTCGCCGCCGGCAACGTCACCGACGCCACCGCGTACAAGGCGGGCGTACTGGCCCGCGAGGCGGAGTTCTCCACCGCCGTGGGCGAGGGCATCGCCATCCCGCACGCCAAGGTGGCCGCCGTCGCCCAAGCCGGGCTTGCGGCCATGACCGTGCCCGCTGGCGTCGACTGGAACGCCCCCGACGAGAAGCCCTGCGATCTTGTCTTCATGATCGCGGCCCCCGAGGGCAAGAACAACCTGCACCTCGAGATGCTCGCCAAGCTCTCCGCCCTCCTCATGCACGAGGACTTTGCGGCCGAGCTGCGCGCCGCCAAGACCCCTGAGGAGTTCCTCGCCGCCATCGACGCCGCCGAGGCCGCCCGCGACGAGGCCGAGGCCACGCGCGAGGCAGCCGCTGCCCAGCCCAAGGCCGCAGCCTCCGACTGGCCCGAGGTCCTGGCCATCACCGCCTGCCCCACCGGCATCGCCCACACCTACATGGCCGCCGAGAACCTCGAGAAGAAGGCCGCCGAGCTGGGCGTCACCCTCAAGGCCGAGACCCAGGGCTCCGCGGGCGCCAAGAACGTCCTCACCGCCGAGGAGATCGCCCACTGCAAGGGCGTCGTCATCGCCGCGGACAAGAACGTCGACCTCTCGCGCTTTGACGGCAAGCCCGTCTACGTGACTAACGTCTCCGCCGGCATCAACGACGCCGAGAAGCTCATCGACGTGGTGCTCTCCGGCAAGGCTCCCATCCATCACAACGCCGGCGGCGCTGCCGCTCCCATCGAGGCCGGCGAGGCCGAGTCCGCCTGGCACAAGGTGTACAAGCACCTGATGAACGGCGTCAGCCACATGCTGCCCTTCGTCATCGGCGGCGGCATCCTGACGGCCATTGCCTTCCTGGTTGACCAGCCGGGCCTGGGCACCGCGGCCTACGGCTCCTCCATTCCGGCGGCGGCCCTGTTCAAGACCATCGGCGGCGAGGCCTTTGGCCTCATGCTGCCCATTCTGGCGGGCTACATCGCCAGCTCCATCGCCGACAGGCCGGGCCTGGCGCCGGGCTTCGTGGGCGGCCTGTTTGCC
Protein-coding regions in this window:
- a CDS encoding dipeptide/oligopeptide/nickel ABC transporter permease/ATP-binding protein, whose amino-acid sequence is MLTQRKEGAEKLEGMAKSKGLKFTGLKNMKTSSKIALVILVAVVLISILAPVIAPYDPYAIGMARQAPDAAHIFGTDDKGRDILSRILYGGRISLVIGFGSVLFALVLGSIVGALAAVSRKAVSEVIMRILDIIMSVPGIALAAVLVTILGNSVPAIIFSIGFMYTPQIARIVRANIVSEYGEDYVRAVIVSGARAPWILMKHVLRNCAAPIMVFTVTLVADAIIFEASLTFLSAGIAEPTPTWGNILADARAGVLSGRWWQALYPGIAIMLTCLALNILSEGITDAMAAAPSAPVDTENSESRREADLLVADPVRAYKEQAESLAVRLSALREVELARTDRRVPDYSVEPLLQVKNLSIGFPRHGDVNVVDNVSFDVRPGQCMALVGESGCGKSITTKTIMNLLPDTARIQGEVLYKGQDLLKLSPEEHRKLLGTEIAMVYQDSLSALNPSMLISAQMKQLTSRGGTRSAEELLELVGLDPKRTLESYPHELSGGQCQRVIIAMALTRDPSLVICDEPTTALDVTVQKQVIKLLNDLQKKLGFAMIFVSHDLALVAEVASEITVMYAGQVVESAPTKELLTNPIHEYTQGLLGSVLSIEAHDGSRLHQVPGSVPSPADFPAGDRFAPRSSHPTVGLDVHPILKPVPGVEHHFVAEIPDEELAKNGLVSRLEVR
- a CDS encoding ABC transporter ATP-binding protein, which encodes MADEKSSAQEPIIFLDNISVTFKTRTGSILHPNLVHAVNGLTLKLMPGETIGLVGESGCGKSTTANVMCGLQSPTSGHVYFKGEDVTKRTAELRKKIGRVVSVVFQNPATALNPRMAVHDQLLDPLIVHSVGSEDEREDRIRELFGLVGLPTSAMYALPGQLSGGQRQRVAIARALSLQPDVIIADEPTSALDVSVRAQILNLLTDLKKELGLAMVFISHDIQTERYISDRIVVMNHGQIMEEGPARQVFENPQDAYTKTLLAAAPSLLHPNLGQ
- a CDS encoding acetylxylan esterase encodes the protein MPISASRLRELESCRGANPIPEDFDEFWAKRMVEADAVDLDYEIVPSKIPTFDTCTYYDLWFTGMGGARVYAKYVVPKTEGKHPLVLQFHGYPGCTRSWAEQSSFPGMGCAILSMDNPGQGGRSEDVGGFKGTTVSGHLIAGLDGGPENLYYVRLYQDQRILCRIARELDGVDLSRVFVNGSSQGGGMGLACCALNSDLVNRASILYPFLSDFREVFELGRDEIAYDGIRYYSRWFDPDGARLDECFHTLGYIDTLSFAHLVRCPVLFGTGLADVVCPPETQFAVYNALTCPKRHVLFPDFGHEEIQAYDDMIIGFYQGEVDF
- a CDS encoding acetylxylan esterase, with amino-acid sequence MATVSQIRAAGEKYLGADAAPEDLASYWSARAGRALAARPHELAEVGIDTPVAAYRELSFASTDGQGVRARVLLPKAEGPHPLILVFHDMDRGVRGWHHLTRYLAPGYAVCHLGCRPWAKDVTAGWQDGADGLVLAQLVDDALAMAGIARTLEGVDASRVVTWGEGLGGLLSLACAALVPGVAKCAAFNPTPADFRGSWEAGASDLAFSGVTRHFREEDPAAERLGEFFGALGYVDAASFAALLPAGTELLCGCGLMDAAQPPLGCYAAYNRAACAKKELATYPKFVHERINDFEDRLLAFMHFGER
- a CDS encoding dihydrodipicolinate synthase family protein, which produces MADKFQIRGVVPPVVVPDTPDHELDVPSFERLINRLIDAGVDGLFFLGSSGEVVFSTDERRRQIISEAVRIVNHRVPVLIGIIDTETERMIEQGKQAQELGADALVATCPFYALQGMTEVEEHFRILHEELDLPIFAYDIPVCVHTKLPWKLLAKLGAEGVLAGVKDSSGDDVSFRYLVQENEKLGHPLTLLTGHEVVVDGAYLGGADGSVPGLANVEPEGYVRMWKAAQAGDWATVKAEQDRLNEISHIWDVTSGVQGYAGGVGAFKTALNLMGVFDSPTMPRPVKAMTGENVEAIRKVLADNGLL
- a CDS encoding ROK family protein; amino-acid sequence: MAQGKKVVAIDIGGTKIASALVTLEKGAKPVVEFYDKIPTEAKKGGQQVLANAIKMARRVIELAGEDVCGIGVSSGGVIDPRTGDVTYANDMMPGWGGTHLGVELTAATGLPARVLNDVHAHALGEARWGAGRDASSCLVVAVGTGIGGAFVERGSIMLGAHNEAGHIGHVSCTDAAGVPCQCGATGHLETIACGPGIINRYLELGGDPKDEDGNDVDGAVIDRRAAAGEKAAIDAEARSGHAIGEVLGSLVNMLDPDCIILSGSVAQCGPAWHDAMAAGWSEAVMPPCAKTPIVSGNLGGDAPLVGAAENIVKSAYVEFE
- a CDS encoding N-acetylmannosamine-6-phosphate 2-epimerase, with the protein product MAISPLVQSIKGKLIVSVQAYPGEPLRHPETMAQMARACELGGAAAIRCQGLSDIAAIKGRCDVPVIGLWKEGHEGVYITPTLRHAVACVNAGADVVALDATDRPRPDGRTFEETVRDLRAQCDTLIMADCMTIEDIRRGVACGCDLVSTTLSHNKAAIDTTMNDGPDIPILRQALEEFPGFPVICEGHVHTPADAKLVMDEGAWAVVVGTGITHPTSLTSWFKAAIEE
- a CDS encoding DeoR/GlpR family DNA-binding transcription regulator — its product is MLADKRHSKILGIVNDEGSATVGDLAERIGISESTIRRDLAQLADAGKLNKVHGGAVALDAEDVQHDVPVAERSAKNVAQKRAIAQAAARLVGPQDFVYLDAGSSVDLLVDCLDEMRATYATDSVSHALKLASRGFEVIVLGGSLKSATQAVVGPDTNSAIARYHFTLGFWGANGITREDGFTTPDAAEAEVKRLSMRQTLHRFVLADASKADRVSRVTFADFEDATLVTSALPASSALLGCENVMVVDA